CGGCGAGCAGGTGTTCGGGCTCGCCGGCCCGCAGCAGGTGCCCGACGCCCCGGACGACCAGCGCGGCGAACGCGACGACGAAGAGCACCCGGGTCAGCACGGTGACCGGGTCGATTCCGCTGCGCTCGCGGGTGACGCCCGGCCGGCTCATGCGGGCCGCCCGACGAGGCCACGACCAGCGTCCGGCGCGCCGCCCTGCTCGACGGCGGGGCCGGAGGGCTGCCGGAGCCGCTGGTAGACGGCGGGGGACGCGACGTGGTAGCGGAACTCCAGCCGGCCGGTGGGCGCGCCGTCGGTCAGCAGTTCCAGCGTCGTGCGCTGGGGGCCCCGGCGGGGCGGGGTGGGTGTCCACCGCAGGCCGAGGTCGCCGGTGAGGTCGCCGGGCAGGTCGGCGGTGAGGTCGAGCAGGACGAAGGTGTCCCCGGGGCGGGCCTGGCGGGCCAGGTGGTGCAGCATGGTGGCGAACTGCCGGCCGGCGTCGACGATCAGCTCCAGCCGGGCCGCCGGGTCGGCCAGCGGATGGCCGGCCGGTGGCTGCCGGATCGCGGCGGTGAGGCTGTCGCCGTCGGGCGTCGCCGCCGAGATCAGGACGTTCTCCGGCCGCCGGCGGTGGACCAGGGCCGGGTCGGCCGGGCCGGTGTCGGCGGTGACCCGGCGTCCGGCGGCGGGTCGGGCCCGGGGGGCGTCGGGGCTGAGCGCGTAGGAGCCGGCGCTCACCGTCGTCTCGCCCTGGCTGGCCCGCAACGTGACCTCGACCGGGTCCGCCCCGGAGGCGGTCGGCACGTCGACCGCCAGCTCCACCGGCCGGTCCAGCTCGGAGAAGCCCGGGAACCGCAGGGTGACGCGGGTACGCCGGCCGTCGGGCCGCAGGCCCGGCGCGCCGTCCGCGGCGGCCGACCGCAGCAGCCCGAACAGGCCGCAGACGAGGGCCATGCCGGGCACGTGGTCCAGCGGATGGTCGAAGAGGTACGGGTCGGCCGGGTCGACGGCCAGGGTGGCGTGCCACTGGTCGTGGTCGACGCCGGCCCGACGACGCCGGTCCCGCGTCGGTGTGACGCCGCTCACCCCGGCCGACCCGGCGGTCGCTATCTGATGGGTGCCCAATGCCATCTGATCTGCCCTTCGATCGGTGCCTGGTCCGATCCTCATTGGACAGAATTATTGATGCAAACACATTTCCGTGGGATTCCCATTCCGTTCATGCAATTGCCGTCTGACCAGGGTTGCGCCGGATGGAATATGTGATCTGACCCAGGCGCGCCGCAAAAGACGGCGGTCAGCGTAGATGTCCGGATGGCGTCGTTGACCGTTTACGTCCGTAAATCCTGGGCGGTTCGTCCGTCAATGTCCTGCGGCTGGCGATTATTCCGTCAGCGATCGAAAGAAGCCCAAATGTGTTTCGCGTCCTCGGTGGCGTACCAGCCCACGTCCAGCGACAGGGCGCGGGCGAGCTGCAGCCCACGGCCCCCGGATTCGAACGGCTGGGCGTCGGGCAGCTCCGGCGCCCGGGCCAGATCGTGGTCGGCCACGTCGAGCACGAAACAGTCGTCGTTGGCCAGCAACGACACGATGGTCGGCGGCAGCCCGTGCCGCAGCGCGTTGGTCGCCAGTTCGGTGGCGACCAGCACCACCAGCTCCGGCACCTCGTCCAGCCGTTCACCGGCGACCAGATGGTTGCCGGTCACCGCCTCGTGCAGCGCCGCCCGGAAGGCGCGCAGCTCGACCGGGCTGGACAGCGTCCACCGGGTCACCAGCGTCGCCTCGGGAGGAGGCGGCGACGTCCGCAGAGAGGCCATGCCCACCCGGTTACCCACCCCGCGGCCGG
The sequence above is a segment of the Micromonospora sp. WMMD882 genome. Coding sequences within it:
- a CDS encoding AfsA-related hotdog domain-containing protein, which produces MSGVTPTRDRRRRAGVDHDQWHATLAVDPADPYLFDHPLDHVPGMALVCGLFGLLRSAAADGAPGLRPDGRRTRVTLRFPGFSELDRPVELAVDVPTASGADPVEVTLRASQGETTVSAGSYALSPDAPRARPAAGRRVTADTGPADPALVHRRRPENVLISAATPDGDSLTAAIRQPPAGHPLADPAARLELIVDAGRQFATMLHHLARQARPGDTFVLLDLTADLPGDLTGDLGLRWTPTPPRRGPQRTTLELLTDGAPTGRLEFRYHVASPAVYQRLRQPSGPAVEQGGAPDAGRGLVGRPA
- a CDS encoding ATP-binding protein, which codes for MASLRTSPPPPEATLVTRWTLSSPVELRAFRAALHEAVTGNHLVAGERLDEVPELVVLVATELATNALRHGLPPTIVSLLANDDCFVLDVADHDLARAPELPDAQPFESGGRGLQLARALSLDVGWYATEDAKHIWASFDR